A section of the Candidatus Manganitrophus noduliformans genome encodes:
- a CDS encoding FliA/WhiG family RNA polymerase sigma factor: MGPDKEAATRRSPPPSIDAAAAEKLISEFAPIIRYLAQRLAFRLPPSLDVEDLIHAGVIGLMDAIGKYDPSREARFRTYAEFRIRGAMLDEIRSLDWMPRSVREKIALFQRTTEQLSKDLGRAPSEEELAAALKMDADQYEAFLFQAKGISLLHLEDFGLEAGDERRFIESLADLNAENPLLSLLSQGLRRRLIEAIDRLSEKERQMISLYYFEELTMKEIGQIMKVTESRICQLHAQAIAKLKGLMKDREKESF; encoded by the coding sequence ATGGGCCCGGATAAAGAGGCGGCCACCCGACGCAGCCCACCCCCCTCCATCGACGCGGCGGCCGCCGAAAAGCTGATTTCGGAATTTGCGCCGATCATTCGATACCTGGCGCAACGGCTGGCGTTTCGCCTCCCTCCTTCGTTGGATGTGGAGGATTTGATTCACGCGGGAGTGATCGGGCTGATGGACGCCATCGGCAAGTATGATCCGTCGCGAGAGGCGCGCTTTCGAACCTACGCGGAGTTTCGGATCCGCGGCGCCATGCTGGATGAAATTCGATCGCTCGACTGGATGCCGCGGTCGGTCCGCGAGAAGATCGCGTTGTTTCAAAGAACCACCGAGCAGCTGTCGAAAGACCTGGGGCGCGCCCCCTCCGAGGAAGAGCTGGCCGCGGCCCTCAAGATGGATGCCGACCAGTATGAGGCGTTTCTTTTTCAGGCGAAGGGAATCAGCCTGCTTCATCTTGAAGATTTCGGGCTGGAAGCGGGAGATGAGCGGCGTTTCATCGAGTCGCTGGCCGATCTCAACGCGGAAAATCCGCTCCTCTCTCTTCTCTCGCAAGGGCTTCGAAGAAGATTGATTGAAGCGATCGATCGGCTTTCAGAGAAAGAGCGGCAGATGATTTCGCTCTATTACTTCGAGGAGCTGACGATGAAAGAGATCGGACAGATCATGAAAGTGACCGAGTCACGCATCTGTCAGCTCCACGCTCAGGCGATCGCCAAATTAAAAGGTCTGATGAAGGACCGTGAAAAAGAGTCGTTTTAA
- the flhA gene encoding flagellar biosynthesis protein FlhA translates to MAEAVTQEAPTGSWLKNGDIVLSLGVVGILMLMILPLPRVLVDLLLAFNLSLALIVLFVSMYTLRPMEFSAFPSVLLLVTLFRLALNIATTRLILLHGSEGIDAAGQVIKTFGNFVVGGNYTVGLVVFAILVVINFVVITKGAGRIAEVAARFMLDAMPGKQMSIDADLNAGLIDEKEARRRRKAVSQEADFYGAMDGASKFVRGDAIAAILIIFVNIIGGLIIGVLQQGMSFMAAAQNYTLLTIGEGLITQIPALIISTSAGIVVSRAAAESNLGAEVTRQILVHPRAIMGAASIIFLFGLMPGLPHLAFLTLAAGIGYLGYTAQKVKDEAAAAEAKPAAKETAAPMIPEKQEWIVPLDLMELNVGYGLISFVDEAQGGELLKRITAIRKQLALELGFVVPPIHIRDNLQIKPNEYLILIKGVEVARGDLLPGHYLAMNPSGVDRGIGGIETKEPCFGLPALWITEKEKERAQTAGYTVVDAPSIVATHLTEILRGHAHELLGRQEVQQLIERFGKEAPKVVEELIPTLLPLGGVVKVLSNLLRERVPIRDLRTILETLADTAPTTKDPDLLTESVRQALGRTITRQHQTSDRTLPVIGIDPLLDQRIASSIQQTAQGSVLTLDPLLAQKILLRIRQAVEQVSMKGTPPVVLCSPMIRPHLRKLVERFIPNLVILSSSEVVSPIRIQSIETVKVTDAD, encoded by the coding sequence ATGGCGGAAGCCGTCACACAAGAAGCGCCGACCGGATCGTGGCTGAAGAACGGGGACATCGTTCTGAGCCTCGGGGTGGTGGGGATTTTAATGCTGATGATCCTCCCCTTGCCGAGGGTGCTCGTCGATCTTCTCCTCGCCTTTAATCTGAGTCTGGCGCTGATCGTTCTCTTTGTTTCGATGTATACCCTTCGGCCGATGGAGTTTTCCGCTTTCCCCTCGGTCCTCCTTCTCGTGACCCTCTTCCGCCTTGCGCTCAACATCGCCACGACGCGGCTGATCCTCCTGCACGGAAGCGAAGGGATCGACGCGGCGGGGCAGGTGATCAAGACCTTCGGAAACTTCGTCGTCGGCGGCAACTATACCGTCGGGCTCGTCGTCTTCGCCATCCTCGTCGTCATCAACTTTGTCGTCATCACGAAAGGCGCCGGACGGATCGCCGAGGTCGCCGCGCGTTTCATGTTGGATGCGATGCCGGGGAAGCAGATGAGCATCGACGCCGATCTGAACGCCGGATTGATCGATGAAAAAGAGGCGCGCCGGCGGCGGAAAGCGGTCTCACAGGAGGCCGACTTTTACGGCGCCATGGACGGGGCGAGCAAATTCGTCCGCGGCGACGCGATCGCCGCCATCTTGATCATTTTCGTCAACATCATCGGCGGATTGATCATCGGGGTTCTGCAACAGGGGATGAGCTTCATGGCGGCGGCGCAAAATTACACCTTGCTGACGATCGGCGAGGGATTGATCACGCAGATTCCGGCGCTGATCATCTCGACCTCGGCCGGTATCGTGGTCAGCCGCGCCGCGGCGGAATCGAATCTGGGAGCGGAGGTGACGCGGCAGATCTTGGTCCATCCCCGGGCGATCATGGGGGCGGCGTCGATCATCTTCCTCTTCGGTTTGATGCCGGGGCTGCCGCACCTCGCTTTTCTGACGCTTGCGGCGGGGATCGGTTATTTGGGCTATACCGCGCAAAAAGTGAAGGATGAAGCGGCCGCGGCCGAGGCCAAGCCGGCGGCGAAGGAGACCGCCGCCCCGATGATTCCTGAAAAACAGGAGTGGATCGTTCCGCTCGATTTGATGGAGTTGAACGTCGGCTACGGGCTGATCTCGTTTGTCGACGAGGCGCAGGGGGGGGAACTGCTGAAGCGGATCACGGCGATTCGAAAACAGCTTGCCTTGGAGCTCGGCTTTGTCGTTCCGCCGATTCATATCCGGGATAATCTTCAGATCAAACCGAATGAATATCTGATTTTGATCAAAGGGGTGGAGGTCGCCCGCGGCGATCTGCTGCCGGGCCATTATCTGGCGATGAACCCGAGCGGGGTCGATCGCGGAATCGGCGGGATCGAAACCAAAGAGCCTTGCTTCGGCCTGCCGGCGCTCTGGATCACGGAAAAGGAGAAGGAGCGCGCGCAGACCGCCGGTTATACCGTGGTCGATGCGCCGTCGATCGTCGCGACCCATCTGACCGAGATCCTCCGGGGCCATGCGCATGAACTCCTCGGACGCCAAGAGGTCCAGCAGCTGATCGAGCGCTTCGGGAAAGAAGCGCCGAAGGTGGTCGAGGAGTTGATCCCGACGCTCCTTCCCCTCGGCGGGGTCGTCAAAGTCCTCAGCAACCTCCTCCGGGAGCGGGTGCCGATCCGGGATCTGCGGACCATCTTGGAGACGCTGGCCGATACGGCCCCCACGACCAAAGACCCCGACCTGTTGACCGAATCGGTCCGTCAGGCGCTGGGCCGGACGATCACCCGGCAGCACCAGACCTCCGACCGGACGCTGCCGGTCATCGGGATCGATCCGCTTCTCGACCAGCGGATTGCGTCGAGCATACAGCAGACCGCTCAGGGATCGGTCCTGACGCTTGATCCTCTCTTGGCGCAGAAGATCCTCCTCCGGATCCGGCAGGCGGTCGAGCAGGTCTCGATGAAGGGAACCCCCCCCGTTGTCCTCTGCTCCCCGATGATCCGGCCGCACCTGCGCAAGCTGGTCGAGCGGTTTATTCCCAATTTGGTGATCCTTTCCTCCAGTGAAGTGGTCTCTCCGATCCGAATTCAATCGATCGAAACCGTAAAGGTGACCGATGCAGATTAA
- a CDS encoding OmpA/MotB family protein, whose product MARKTATEGGSASGASLVMSVSLNLILLVFFVYINTIGVNDEEKIKKALGSLVGRFGILPGGAHLSEGDETLPPGPPIVSIDEAPVNMMEHFRNLMKQEQLSDTVIISAKGADVILNLPEELLFPPGSADLRPGVTPVLVGIAEILQRSSLPVRVEGHTDDVPIRTARFPSNWELSATRAVSVLKVLEGPGGIPKERLSAMGFAEHRPLVENDSPEKRARNRRVHLVLVGEKDGQKK is encoded by the coding sequence ATGGCCAGAAAGACAGCGACCGAAGGGGGCTCCGCAAGCGGCGCATCCCTGGTGATGAGCGTTTCGTTAAACCTGATCCTGCTGGTCTTTTTCGTTTATATCAACACGATCGGGGTCAACGATGAGGAAAAGATCAAGAAAGCGCTCGGCTCTCTCGTCGGCAGATTCGGGATCCTCCCCGGGGGCGCTCATTTGTCGGAGGGGGACGAAACCCTTCCTCCGGGCCCACCGATCGTCTCCATTGATGAAGCCCCGGTGAACATGATGGAGCATTTCAGAAACCTGATGAAACAAGAACAACTCAGCGATACCGTTATCATCTCGGCGAAGGGCGCCGACGTGATCCTCAATCTTCCCGAGGAGCTCTTATTCCCGCCCGGGAGCGCGGATCTGCGCCCGGGCGTGACGCCGGTTCTGGTCGGTATTGCGGAGATCCTTCAAAGATCAAGCCTTCCGGTGCGGGTCGAAGGTCATACCGACGATGTCCCAATACGAACGGCCCGGTTTCCCTCCAACTGGGAGTTGTCGGCGACGCGCGCGGTCTCGGTGCTGAAAGTCCTTGAGGGACCGGGAGGAATTCCGAAGGAGCGGCTGAGCGCGATGGGTTTCGCGGAACATCGCCCGTTGGTGGAGAACGACTCGCCGGAGAAGAGGGCAAGAAACCGCCGCGTCCATCTTGTCCTGGTGGGGGAGAAGGATGGGCAAAAGAAATAA
- a CDS encoding OmpA/MotB family protein, producing MGKRNKEEASGPDPNAWMVTFSDLLSLLLTFFVLLFAMKSLDKGKLREALSHFSVEGIAILESGVKMPLVKPNEIELDFPLAHRPLSPADFRRLLQIGEIDADVQVSADKRGLVLTLPGAVFNSGSSELKPKAKAVLDEMSEILYEIDAWIWVEGHTDDLPIFGARYPSNWDLSIGRAGEVVRYLLGRGLRPEQFSLTGYADTRPIRPNDTPENRTANRRVELILHH from the coding sequence ATGGGCAAAAGAAATAAAGAGGAAGCATCCGGCCCGGATCCCAACGCCTGGATGGTGACCTTCTCGGACTTGCTGAGTCTATTATTGACCTTTTTCGTTCTCTTGTTCGCCATGAAGTCGCTTGACAAGGGAAAGTTGCGAGAGGCGCTGAGCCATTTTTCCGTGGAAGGGATCGCGATCCTCGAGTCCGGCGTGAAGATGCCGTTGGTGAAACCCAACGAGATCGAGCTGGATTTTCCCCTCGCCCATCGTCCTTTATCGCCCGCGGATTTTCGCAGGCTGTTGCAGATAGGAGAGATTGACGCGGACGTTCAGGTCTCCGCCGATAAAAGGGGGCTGGTTCTAACGCTCCCCGGCGCCGTTTTTAATTCCGGTTCGTCCGAATTGAAACCGAAGGCGAAGGCGGTTTTGGATGAAATGTCGGAGATCCTATACGAAATCGACGCCTGGATCTGGGTCGAAGGTCACACCGACGATCTTCCGATCTTCGGCGCGCGTTATCCTTCGAATTGGGATCTGTCGATCGGGAGGGCGGGGGAGGTCGTGAGATATCTGTTGGGCCGCGGGTTGCGTCCCGAGCAATTTTCGCTGACCGGCTATGCCGATACCAGGCCGATTCGGCCCAACGACACTCCGGAGAACAGGACCGCCAACAGAAGGGTTGAATTGATCCTGCACCATTGA
- a CDS encoding hybrid sensor histidine kinase/response regulator — protein sequence MVRPLRVLVVEDSVEDTELLIGALRRGNYDPTYERVETPEAMAAALDRQSWDIAFGDYSMPHFNGVAALNLLRKKGLDIPFIFVSGTIGEDVAVEAMKNGANDYVMKGNLKRLVPAVDRELREAAERRERRWAEAALRQNEDYFQSLIEHSSDIITVIDVMGGILYDSPSVERVLGYRQGALVGQNIFQCVHPDDIPPLMEAVRKGSQELEKAFLVEFRFRHRDGSWRLLESMGRGHRNHSGAVIGIINSRDITRRRRAEEELHAAQAHLLQSEKMASLGQLAAGVAHEINNPVGFVSSNLRTLEEYMAELIQLISGYGSLLAVMERGEGDAVEGERKRVRSLEKEVNVGFLLEDLSRLVGQSLDGMERIRQIIKDLKEFSHVDQGERMRINLNQGIESTLNIVWNELKYKAEVIKELGEIPEILCYPQQINQVFMNLLVNAAHAISERGKIWIRSRVEGDWIVIEIEDTGCGISEEHVKKIFDPFFTTKPVGKGTGLGLSVSYRIVQKHNGKIEVESTVGKGTKFRLLLPMTAA from the coding sequence ATGGTGAGGCCGCTGAGGGTGTTGGTTGTTGAAGATTCGGTGGAAGACACCGAGCTGTTGATCGGTGCCTTGCGCCGAGGCAACTATGACCCGACCTATGAACGTGTGGAGACGCCGGAAGCGATGGCGGCGGCGTTGGATCGGCAGAGTTGGGACATTGCTTTCGGCGATTACTCCATGCCGCACTTCAACGGGGTGGCCGCTTTGAACTTGCTGAGAAAAAAGGGGCTGGATATTCCTTTCATTTTCGTCTCCGGAACGATCGGCGAGGACGTCGCGGTGGAGGCGATGAAGAATGGGGCGAACGACTACGTCATGAAAGGAAATTTGAAACGATTGGTCCCCGCCGTCGATCGGGAGTTGCGTGAAGCGGCCGAGCGGCGGGAGCGGAGGTGGGCCGAGGCGGCGCTGCGGCAAAATGAGGACTACTTCCAGTCGCTGATCGAGCATTCGTCGGACATTATCACGGTGATCGATGTGATGGGGGGGATTCTTTACGACAGCCCCTCCGTGGAGCGGGTGCTGGGGTATCGGCAGGGAGCGTTGGTCGGACAGAACATTTTTCAGTGCGTTCATCCGGACGACATCCCCCCTCTGATGGAGGCCGTCAGAAAGGGTTCCCAGGAGCTTGAGAAGGCTTTTTTGGTTGAGTTCCGATTTCGGCACCGGGACGGCTCATGGCGCTTGCTCGAATCGATGGGAAGGGGCCACCGAAACCATTCCGGCGCCGTGATCGGCATTATCAATTCCCGCGATATTACCAGGCGCCGACGGGCGGAAGAAGAGCTACATGCCGCCCAAGCCCATCTGCTTCAGTCGGAGAAGATGGCCTCGCTCGGTCAACTGGCGGCGGGGGTGGCCCACGAGATCAACAATCCGGTCGGCTTCGTCAGCAGCAATCTGAGGACACTCGAGGAGTATATGGCCGAATTGATCCAATTGATTTCAGGTTATGGGTCGCTCCTCGCCGTGATGGAGCGGGGAGAGGGTGACGCCGTTGAAGGCGAGCGGAAGCGGGTTCGATCGCTCGAGAAAGAGGTGAATGTCGGCTTTCTCCTCGAAGACCTCTCCCGGCTGGTCGGGCAGTCCCTCGACGGGATGGAACGGATTCGTCAAATCATCAAGGACCTGAAAGAGTTCTCGCACGTCGACCAGGGGGAGCGGATGCGGATAAACCTCAACCAGGGGATCGAGAGCACCCTGAACATCGTCTGGAACGAGCTGAAGTACAAAGCCGAGGTGATCAAAGAGCTGGGGGAGATTCCGGAGATTCTCTGCTATCCGCAGCAGATCAATCAGGTTTTCATGAACCTGCTGGTGAACGCCGCGCATGCGATCAGCGAGCGGGGAAAGATCTGGATCCGCAGCCGAGTCGAAGGGGATTGGATCGTCATCGAGATCGAGGATACCGGCTGCGGGATTTCGGAAGAACATGTCAAGAAGATCTTCGATCCTTTCTTCACCACCAAGCCGGTGGGAAAGGGGACCGGGCTGGGACTGTCGGTGTCCTATCGGATCGTTCAGAAGCACAACGGAAAGATCGAGGTCGAGAGCACCGTCGGCAAGGGAACCAAATTCCGTCTTCTCCTGCCGATGACAGCGGCTTGA
- a CDS encoding MinD/ParA family protein, with amino-acid sequence MDQARTLRKWAEGPSGAPRQPRVIAVTSGKGGVGKTNVVANLAVAFSQLGQRVLILDADLALGNVDVLFGIVPPYTLEHVLLGEKSISEIMVQGPAGIRILPTSSGTEEMTQLTAEQKLILLSALERLEEEVDIFLIDTAAGISSNVIYFNTVAQEIVVVATPEPTSITDAYAVMKVLSRQHDEKRFNLLVNMVRGAQEGKEIFKKLSRVADQFLGVAVDYVGAIPYDDYLRMAVCEQKTVMERYPSARSSLRFSELAREILQRPVSPIPKGNVQFLWKAFLFQNAERPRAPSGGGMKE; translated from the coding sequence ATGGATCAAGCAAGGACGTTAAGAAAATGGGCGGAGGGTCCTTCCGGAGCGCCCCGGCAGCCGAGGGTCATCGCCGTCACGAGCGGAAAGGGAGGGGTCGGCAAGACGAACGTCGTCGCGAACCTCGCCGTGGCCTTTTCCCAACTGGGGCAACGGGTTCTGATCTTGGATGCCGATCTGGCCCTGGGAAATGTCGATGTCCTGTTCGGCATTGTGCCGCCCTACACGTTGGAGCATGTTCTTCTGGGGGAGAAGTCGATCTCGGAGATCATGGTCCAGGGGCCGGCGGGGATTCGGATCCTTCCGACCAGCTCGGGAACGGAGGAAATGACCCAATTGACCGCGGAGCAGAAGCTGATTCTCCTCTCCGCGCTCGAACGGCTCGAAGAGGAGGTCGATATCTTTTTGATCGATACCGCGGCGGGCATCTCGTCCAACGTCATTTACTTCAACACCGTCGCGCAGGAGATTGTGGTGGTGGCGACCCCCGAGCCGACGTCGATCACCGACGCCTACGCAGTGATGAAGGTATTGTCCCGGCAGCATGATGAAAAACGATTCAATCTCCTGGTCAACATGGTTCGGGGAGCGCAGGAGGGAAAAGAGATCTTCAAAAAACTCAGCAGAGTCGCCGATCAGTTCCTGGGGGTCGCCGTCGACTATGTCGGCGCCATTCCTTACGATGATTATCTCCGGATGGCGGTCTGCGAGCAGAAGACGGTCATGGAGCGATATCCGAGCGCCCGGTCGAGTCTTCGATTTTCCGAATTGGCCCGGGAGATCCTCCAGCGTCCGGTCAGCCCGATTCCGAAGGGAAACGTTCAATTTCTCTGGAAGGCATTTTTATTCCAGAACGCGGAGCGTCCGCGGGCCCCGTCCGGCGGCGGGATGAAGGAGTAG
- a CDS encoding motility protein A — protein sequence MDIATIIGLISAFSLVLLGIFSGGSLLIFWDAASMMIVVGGTIGTTLINYPLRDVFGVVMVVKNVFLYKLEPPRELITQMIELSGKMRKNGVLSIEPMIKQVRSAFFAKGLQMLVDGTEAKDIRSVLEKEMEYLAERHRLGSEIFTTLATFAPALGMIGTLIGLVQMLQRLDDPSKIGPAMAVALITTFYGACIANLLCLPIAGKLKTRSKQEMLVKEMILEAVLSMSAGENPRTLEQKLQAFLSPKEQKASQKK from the coding sequence ATGGATATCGCAACCATTATCGGATTGATTTCCGCGTTTTCGCTTGTTCTTCTCGGTATTTTTTCGGGAGGGTCCCTTCTCATTTTTTGGGACGCCGCATCGATGATGATTGTCGTCGGGGGAACCATCGGAACGACCTTGATCAATTACCCGCTCCGGGACGTCTTCGGCGTGGTGATGGTGGTCAAGAATGTTTTTTTATACAAGCTGGAACCGCCGAGAGAGCTGATCACCCAGATGATCGAATTGTCGGGAAAAATGAGAAAAAACGGTGTCCTCTCGATTGAGCCGATGATTAAACAGGTTCGTAGCGCTTTCTTCGCCAAGGGATTGCAGATGCTGGTCGACGGCACCGAGGCCAAAGACATCCGAAGCGTTTTGGAGAAGGAGATGGAATATCTCGCGGAGCGGCACCGACTCGGTTCCGAAATCTTCACGACCCTCGCCACCTTCGCCCCCGCGCTCGGAATGATCGGCACCCTCATCGGACTGGTTCAAATGCTGCAGCGACTCGACGATCCGAGCAAGATCGGCCCGGCCATGGCCGTCGCCCTGATCACCACCTTTTACGGCGCATGCATCGCGAACCTCCTCTGTTTGCCGATTGCGGGGAAGCTCAAGACGAGGAGTAAACAGGAGATGCTGGTCAAGGAGATGATTTTGGAAGCGGTCCTCTCGATGTCGGCGGGCGAAAATCCGAGAACGCTGGAGCAAAAGCTGCAGGCGTTTTTATCCCCAAAAGAGCAGAAAGCAAGCCAAAAGAAATAG
- the flhF gene encoding flagellar biosynthesis protein FlhF, whose product MQIKKYEVFEIAEALQAIKKEMGPDAVILSTREIRKGDFGLLGRPVIEVTAAVDPPSPMQQQRDRRQTEERSDPVRGETSRRDVSTGESKAFGDLLEEAGRTGGADPAIGSLLEELRAVKESMEALRKSNLGIREELSAMKSRSRFPIPQSAIRDPQLNDLHPTLASIYRRLVLNGVDQTIASDLLQIMKRKLGPEDLWKEDFVENYLKEMIKGMAQAAVAMERPKQGGKVVALIGPTGVGKTTTVAKLAAHHFRKKGKVTLATLDTYRIGAVEQLKIYAKIIGAPVVVSEDRLKEAVARRQEGELILIDTAGRSHLNASQLESLGVLSRIEAPVETHLVLSSNTRERDLEEIIDRFSAVPINYFLFTKTDETRNYGSLLTAMRRKGKPLSYLTMGQRVPEDIEVATPKRIADLVLN is encoded by the coding sequence ATGCAGATTAAAAAGTACGAGGTGTTTGAGATCGCGGAAGCGCTCCAGGCGATCAAGAAGGAGATGGGGCCGGACGCCGTTATTTTGTCGACGCGCGAGATCCGGAAGGGGGACTTCGGCCTCCTCGGCCGTCCGGTGATCGAGGTGACCGCCGCCGTCGATCCGCCGAGCCCGATGCAGCAACAGCGGGACCGGAGGCAGACGGAAGAGCGGTCCGATCCGGTCAGGGGAGAGACGTCCCGCAGGGACGTTTCCACGGGCGAATCGAAGGCATTCGGTGATCTCTTGGAAGAAGCCGGCCGGACAGGGGGCGCCGATCCGGCCATCGGATCGCTCTTGGAAGAGCTTCGCGCGGTCAAGGAGTCGATGGAGGCTCTTCGGAAATCGAACCTGGGGATAAGAGAGGAATTATCGGCGATGAAAAGCCGATCCCGTTTTCCCATTCCGCAATCCGCGATCCGCGATCCGCAATTGAATGATCTTCATCCGACGCTGGCGTCCATTTACCGGCGGTTGGTCTTAAACGGGGTCGATCAAACGATCGCGTCCGACCTGCTCCAGATCATGAAGCGGAAACTCGGGCCGGAGGATCTCTGGAAAGAAGATTTTGTCGAGAACTATCTCAAGGAGATGATCAAGGGGATGGCTCAGGCGGCGGTGGCGATGGAGCGGCCGAAGCAAGGAGGGAAGGTCGTCGCATTGATCGGCCCGACCGGCGTCGGAAAAACCACCACCGTCGCAAAGCTGGCGGCGCATCATTTTCGAAAGAAAGGGAAGGTGACTTTGGCGACGCTCGATACCTATCGCATCGGCGCGGTGGAGCAGCTGAAGATCTACGCAAAAATCATCGGGGCGCCGGTCGTGGTTTCGGAGGACCGGCTCAAAGAGGCGGTGGCCCGCCGTCAGGAGGGAGAACTGATCCTCATCGACACCGCCGGGCGAAGCCATCTGAACGCTTCGCAGTTGGAATCGCTGGGGGTCCTCTCCCGGATCGAGGCGCCGGTCGAGACCCATCTGGTCCTCTCCTCCAACACCCGGGAGCGCGATCTGGAAGAGATCATCGATCGTTTCTCCGCCGTTCCGATCAACTATTTTCTCTTTACCAAAACGGATGAAACCCGAAACTACGGATCCCTTTTAACCGCGATGCGAAGAAAAGGAAAGCCGCTTTCGTATTTGACCATGGGACAGCGGGTTCCGGAAGATATCGAGGTCGCAACCCCCAAACGGATCGCCGATTTAGTATTGAATTGA